A genomic window from Cucumis melo cultivar AY chromosome 8, USDA_Cmelo_AY_1.0, whole genome shotgun sequence includes:
- the LOC103484859 gene encoding uncharacterized protein LOC103484859 — translation MPSIASKLPAKSLVRLLTIAPRPLLVRSLSTVAEERTQKLERIADELLDLNKIERHDYAILFGYKMGLNKYGPAVSGLSAPGSAAAGSAAAETKEAEKTVFDIKLEKFDAAAKIKIIKEVRTFTDLGLKEAKDLVEKVPVVLKKGVTKDQGNPIIEKLKELGATAVLE, via the coding sequence ATGCCATCAATTGCCTCCAAACTTCCGGCCAAATCTTTAGTGAGACTTCTCACTATCGCTCCAAGACCATTGCTAGTTCGGTCCCTCAGCACCGTCGCCGAGGAACGAACCCAGAAACTCGAGAGGATCGCCGATGAGCTCCTCGACCTCAATAAAATCGAACGACACGACTATGCCATCCTCTTCGGGTATAAAATGGGTTTAAACAAATACGGGCCTGCAGTTTCTGGGCTAAGTGCACCAGGCTCAGCCGCCGCCGGATCTGCCGCCGCCGAAACAAAAGAAGCTGAGAAAACTGTTTTTGATATAAAGCTCGAGAAATTTGATGCGGCAGCGAAGATCAAGATCATAAAGGAGGTAAGAACGTTCACTGATTTGGGTCTGAAAGAGGCTAAGGATTTGGTGGAGAAGGTGCCCGTGGTGCTCAAGAAGGGAGTAACAAAAGATCAAGGGAACCCAATTATTGAGAAGCTTAAGGAGTTGGGAGCTACAGCGGTATtggaatga
- the LOC103484856 gene encoding LOW QUALITY PROTEIN: calcium-transporting ATPase 2, plasma membrane-type (The sequence of the model RefSeq protein was modified relative to this genomic sequence to represent the inferred CDS: inserted 2 bases in 1 codon), whose protein sequence is MERFLEENFGGVKPKNSSEEVLQRWRELCGVVKNPKRRFRFTANLSKRGEAAAMRQNNQEKLRIAVLVSKAAFQFIQGVQPSDYTVPEEVKAAGFHICADELGSVVEGHDTKKFKYHGGXEGIAQKLCTSTTNGLNGDADALNHRQGIYGVNKFAESEQRSFFVFVWEALQDMTLMILGLCAFVSLVVGIITEGWPHGAHDGLGIVASILLVVFVTATSDYRQSLQFKDLDKEKKKISIQVTRNGYRQKMSIYDLLPGDIVHLSIGDQVPADGLFVSGFSVLIDESSLTGESEPVMVTAENPYLLSGTKVQDGSCKMMVTTVGMRTQWGKLMATLSEGGDDETPLQVKLNGVATIIGKIGLFFAVITFAVLVQGMLSRKIREGTHWSWTGDDALEILEFFAVAVTIVVVAVPEGLPLAVTLSLAFAMKKMMNDKALVRHLAACETMGSATSICSDKTGTITTNHMTVVKSCICMTVKESCNITSDFSSDLPSSVVKLLLQSIFNNTGGEVVINQNGKRELLGTPTETALLEFGLSLGGDFQAERQASKLVKVEPFNSLKKRMGVVLQFPEGGYRAHTKGASEIVLAACDKVINSSGEVVPLDESSIKHLNVIINQFAGEALRTLCLAYMELENGFAVNDPIPVSGYTCIGIVGIKDPVRPGVKESVAVCRSAGITVRMVTGDNINTAKAIARECGILTDDGIAIEGPDFREKSQEELLQIIPKIQVMARSSPLDKHTLVKHLRTTFDEVVAVTGDGTNDAPALHEADIGLAMGIAGTEVAKESADVIILDDNFSTIVTVGKWGRSVYINIQKFVQFQLTVNIVALIVNFSSACLTGSAPLTAVQLLWVNMIMDTLGALALATEPPTDDLMKRLPVGRRGSFISNVMWRNILGQSFYQFSVIWFLQAKGKSVFGLDGPDSDLILNTLIFNSFVFCQIFNEISSREMDKIDVFKGILDNYVFVAVLGSTVMFQIIIIEFLGTFASTTPLSMSQWAFSLVIGFLGMPIAAFLKTIAV, encoded by the exons ATGGAAAGGTTTTTGGAGGAGAATTTTGGTGGCGTCAAACCCAAAAACTCGTCTGAAGAGGTGCTGCAGAGGTGGAGGGAGCTTTGTGGAGTTGTCAAGAATCCCAAAAGAAGGTTTCGATTCACTGCTAATCTCTCTAAGCGTGGGGAAGCTGCTGCTATGCGCCAGAATAATCAG GAAAAGTTGAGGATCGCAGTTTTAGTCTCAAAAGCTGCATTTCAATTTATCCAAG GTGTGCAACCAAGTGACTATACGGTTCCGGAGGAGGTCAAAGCTGCAGGTTTTCATATCTGTGCTGATGAACTTGGGTCTGTTGTTGAAGGCCATGATACAAAGAAGTTTAAATATCATGGTGG TGAAGGGATTGCTCAGAAGCTCTGTACATCAACAACAAATGGGCTTAATGGTGATGCCGACGCACTCAATCATAGGCAAGGGATTTATGGAGTAAATAAATTTGCTGAGAGTGAACAGAGGAGTTTCTTTGTGTTTGTTTGGGAAGCCCTTCAAGACATGACTCTCATGATTCTTGGACTCTGTGCTTTTGTCTCTTTGGTAGTTGGCATAATAACGGAAGGATGGCCACATGGAGCTCACGATGGCCTTGGAATTGTTGCTAGTATCTTATTAGTTGTGTTTGTCACAGCAACTAGTGATTATAGACAATCCCTGCAGTTCAAGGACTTGgataaggagaaaaagaagatatcaattcAGGTTACAAGGAACGGTTACAGACAGAAAATGTCAATCTATGATTTACTTCCTGGGGATATTGTACACCTGTCTATTGGGGATCAAGTCCCTGCTGATGGACTATTTGTTTCAGGGTTTTCTGTGTTGATTGACGAGTCAAGCTTGACAGGAGAAAGTGAGCCAGTGATGGTGACTGCAGAAAACCCCTATCTTCTTTCTGGAACTAAAGTTCAAGATGGATCCTGCAAGATGATGGTCACTACTGTGGGGATGAGAACCCAATGGGGTAAGTTGATGGCCACTCTTAGTGAAGGTGGAGACGATGAAACTCCATTGCAGGTGAAATTAAATGGGGTGGCAACAATTATTGGGAAAATAGGTCTTTTCTTTGCCGTCATCACTTTCGCTGTGTTGGTTCAAGGAATGCTTAGCCGTAAAATCCGAGAAGGGACTCACTGGAGCTGGACAGGAGATGATGCATTAGAGATATTGGAATTCTTTGCTGTTGCAGTTACaattgttgttgttgctgtGCCAGAGGGCCTTCCTTTGGCTGTGACGTTAAGTCTAGCCTTTGccatgaagaaaatgatgaatgATAAGGCACTCGTCCGTCACTTGGCAGCTTGTGAAACTATGGGTTCTGCCACAAGTATTTGCAGTGACAAAACTGGAACAATCACCACAAATCACATGACAGTAGTCAAGTCATGCATTTGCATGACTGTCAAGGAATCATGTAATATTACATCAGACTTCTCTTCTGACCTTCCATCATCTGTTGTCAAACTTCTGCTGCAATCCATATTCAACAACACTGGAGGAGAAGTTGTAATCAACCAAAATGGCAAACGTGAGTTGTTGGGCACTCCCACTGAGACTGCATTGTTAGAGTTTGGTCTCTCACTTGGTGGAGATTTTCAGGCTGAAAGACAGGCAAGTAAACTTGTTAAAGTTGAGCCGTTCAACTCTTTGAAAAAGCGGATGGGTGTTGTCCTACAATTTCCTGAAGGTGGCTACCGTGCGCACACCAAAGGGGCTTCAGAAATAGTATTAGCTGCTTGTGACAAGGTGATCAACTCGAGTGGTGAGGTTGTTCCTTTAGATGAATCTTCTATCAAGCATCTCAATGTTATTATCAATCAATTTGCTGGTGAAGCTCTCCGAACACTTTGCCTTGCCTATATGGAACTGGAAAATGGATTCGCTGTCAATGACCCTATTCCAGTTTCTGGTTATACCTGTATAGGTATTGTGGGTATTAAAGATCCTGTTCGTCCTGGCGTGAAGGAGTCTGTTGCAGTTTGTCGTTCAGCTGGTATAACTGTACGAATGGTTACCGGCGACAATATCAATACTGCAAAAGCTATTGCTAGGGAATGTGGAATTCTCACAGATGATGGTATAGCCATTGAGGGTCCAGATTTCAGAGAGAAGAGTCAAGAGGAACTGCTTCAAATTATTCCGAAAATTCAG GTGATGGCTCGATCTTCACCTCTAGATAAGCACACTCTGGTCAAGCATTTGCGGACCACCTTTGATGAAGTAGTTGCAGTTACTGGTGATGGCACAAACGATGCTCCCGCACTTCACGAAGCAGATATTGGACTGGCAATGGGCATCGCTGGAACTGAG GTTGCCAAAGAGAGTGCCGACGTGATCATTCTTGATGACAATTTCTCTACAATAGTGACTGTGGGAAAATGGGGTCGTTCCGTTTACATAAACATTCAAAAATTTGTGCAATTCCAGCTGACTGTTAACATAGTGGCGTTGATTGTAAACTTTTCTTCGGCTTGTTTGACAG GTAGTGCTCCTCTTACTGCAGTCCAACTCTTGTGGGTGAACATGATTATGGATACACTTGGAGCATTGGCTCTCGCTACTGAGCCTCCAACTGATGACTTGATGAAGCGGTTACCCGTTGGGAGAAGAGGAAGTTTTATCAGCAATGTCATGTGGAGAAATATCTTGGGCCAGTCCTTTTATCAGTTCTCAGTCATATGGTTTTTACAGGCCAAAGGGAAATCAGTTTTCGGTCTCGACGGTCCTGATTCTGATCTGATACTGAATACTCTCATCTTCAATTCATTCGTGTTCTGTCAG ATTTTCAACGAAATAAGTTCAAGGGAGATGGACAAAATCGACGTGTTCAAAGGCATACTTGATAACTATGTGTTTGTTGCTGTCCTTGGTTCCACCGTCATGTTCCAAATAATCATCATCGAATTCCTGGGAACATTTGCAAGCACAACTCCTCTGAGTATGTCGCAGTGGGCGTTCAGCTTGGTGATTGGATTTCTAGGGATGCCAATTGCTGCTTTCTTGAAGACGATTGCAGTATAA
- the LOC103484858 gene encoding pentatricopeptide repeat-containing protein At5g67570, chloroplastic isoform X1, whose amino-acid sequence MEALNSNAPIPSPKFEPDTDKIKRMLLQKGVYPTPRIVRSLRKKEIQKYNRKLKRLAERQSDQSPPLSESQKQLIAEETHFLTLRSEYKEFSKAIEAKPAGGLMVGRPWERLERVNFNELTGVRTGYNRDSLKKESLRELRKLFETRKLEELEWALDDDVELKEEWLQSENGQYDAVKRRRGDGEVIRFLVDRLSSGPISMRDWKFSRMMIRSGLQFNEGQLLKILDALGAKGCWKQALSVVEWVYNLKSHSHSKSRFVYTKLLAVLGMARKPQEALQIFNLMRGDGQIYPDMAAYHSIAVTLGQAGLLKQLLKVIECMRQQPSKKVRNKCRKSWDPAVEPDLVIYNAILNACIPTLEWKGVYWVFTQLRKSGLRPNGATYGLSMEVMLKSGKYEQLHNLFTKMKKSGETLKANTYRVLVKAFWEEGNADGAIEAVRDMEQRGVVGSASVYYELACCLCYNGKWQDALVEVEKMKTLSHMKPLVVTFTGMILSSFNGGHIDDCISIFEYMKQICAPNIGTINTMLKVYGRNDMFSKAKDLFEEIKKKADSSSHNSAIPSLLPDEYTYASMLQAAASSLQWEYFENVYREMALSGYRLDQSKHALLLVEASKAGKWYLLDHAFDTILEAGQIPHPLLFTEMILQLTTQENYEQAVTLVRTMGYAPFQVSERQWTELFEGNTDRICRNNLKQLLDALGDCDASEATVSNLSRSLQSLCKFGILESTSQSIACDLNATDGLKLPDSKNMENMKLHPDQDESLDIIPVDHASLNMKVNSESNMSPWSPSISDGVLGTGQFSDSSNNEHSTFDSWDESEVDEVELNMLLDGFDDSYDSNLPAANEILETWKEERKADGLFLHPLN is encoded by the exons ATGGAAGCTTTGAACTCAAATGCACCAATTCCTTCACCAAAATTTGAACCAGATACCGATAAAATTAAGCGAATGCTTCTCCAGAAGGGTGTTTATCCCACTCCCAGAATCGTCCGCTCACTCCGCAAGAAAGAAATCCAGAAGTACAATCGCAAACTCAAGCGACTGGCCGAACGACAATCCGATCAGTCGCCACCTCTTTCTGAGTCCCAAAAGCAACTTATCGCCGAGGAAACTCATTTTCTGACGTTGAGAAGCGAGTACAAGGAGTTCTCGAAGGCCATCGAGGCAAAACCAGCCGGTGGTTTGATGGTTGGCAGGCCTTGGGAGAGACTGGAAAGAGTTAACTTTAATGAACTTACGGGTGTTAGAACGGGATACAATCGGGATAGTCTGAAGAAGGAGAGTTTGAGAGAATTGAGGAAGCTGTTTGAGACTCGTAAGCTCGAGGAATTGGAGTGGGCTTTGGATGACGATGTGGAACTGAAAGAAGAGTGGTTGCAGAGCGAAAATGGTCAATATGACGCCGTGAAACGGAGGCGTGGAGACGGAGAGGTTATTCGCTTCCTTGTTGACAG GCTCAGTTCGGGACCAATTTCAATGAGAGATTGGAAATTCTCAAGGATGATGATACGGTCAGGATTGCAGTTCAATGAAGGTCAACTACTTAAAATTCTGGACGCCCTTGGTGCTAAAGGATGTTGGAAACAGGCCTTATCAGTGGTTGAGTGGGTGTACAATCTTAAAAGTCACAGTCATTCTAAAAGCAG GTTTGTCTATACAAAGCTTTTAGCTGTTCTTGGGATGGCGAGGAAACCACAGGAAGCCCTTCAGATATTTAATTTGATGAGG GGAGACGGCCAGATATATCCTGATATGGCTGCATATCACAGTATAGCTGTTACGCTGGGTCAAGCAGGCCTCTTGAAACAATTGCTGAAAGTTATTGAATGCATGAGGCAGCAACCATCTAAAAAAGTTAGAAACAAGTGCCGCAAATCTTGGGATCCTGCAGTTGAACCCGACCTTGTTATATATAATGCT ATTTTGAACGCATGCATTCCCACCCTTGAGTGGAAAGGTGTCTACTGGGTGTTCACACAATTGAGAAAGAGTGGTTTGAGACCTAATGGAGCGACGTATGGACTTTCTATGGAG GTTATGCTGAAATCTGGAAAGTATGAGCAACTTCACAATCTttttacaaaaatgaaaaagagtGGAGAAACTCTAAAGGCAAACACTTACAGAG TTCTTGTCAAAGCTTTTTGGGAGGAAGGAAATGCCGATGGAGCTATTGAGGCAGTCAGGGATATGGAACAAAGAGGAGTAGTTGGATCTGCCAGTGTCTATTACGAACTAGCTTGTTGTTTATGCTACAATGGGAAGTGGCAAGATGCATTAGTAGAG GTGGAGAAAATGAAAACACTATCACACATGAAACCGTTGGTGGTGACCTTCACTGGCATGATCTTATCTTCCTTCAATGGTGGACATATTGATGACTGTATATCCATTTTCGAGTACATGAAGCAAATATGTGCCCCGAATATAGGAACCATAAATACCATGCTCAAAGTTTATGGCCGAAATGATATGTTTTCTAAAGCAAAAGATTTatttgaagaaataaagaaaaaagctGATAGTTCCTCCCACAATAGCGCCATTCCTTCTTTGCTTCCAGATGAATATACGTATGCCTCAATGCTTCAGGCAGCTGCTAGTTCACTCCAATGGGAATATTTTGAGAATGTATACAGAGAAATGGCTCTATCGGGATACCGGCTTGATCAGAGTAAACACGCGTTGCTACTGGTGGAAGCATCCAAAGCTGGGAAG TGGTATCTGTTGGATCATGCATTTGACACAATCTTGGAAGCTGGACAGATTCCCCATCCATTGTTATTCACAGAAATGATATTGCAACTCACAACTCAAGAAAACTATGAGCAGGCTGTCACCTTAGTTAGAACCATGGGTTATGCTCCATTTCAAGTGAGTGAAAGGCAATGGACAGAACTTTTTGAAGGGAACACGGACAGAATTTGTCGGAATAACTTGAAACAACTGTTGGATGCTCTTGGCGACTGTGATGCTTCAGAAGCCACGGTCTCAAACTTGTCAAGGTCACTGCAGTCTCTTTGCAAATTTGGCATACTAGAGAGCACCTCCCAATCTATAGCTTGTGACCTTAATGCAACAGATGGACTAAAACTTCCTGATTCTAAAAATATGGAGAATATGAAGCTTCACCCAGATCAAGACGAGTCATTGGATATCATTCCTGTTGACCATGCAAGTTTGAACATGAAGGTCAATAGTGAGTCAAATATGTCCCCTTGGTCACCGAGTATTTCTGATGGTGTTTTAGGGACTGGCCAATTTTCAGATAGTTCCAACAATGAGCACTCGACTTTTGATTCGTGGGATGAAAGCGAGGTCGATGAGGTAGAACTTAACATGTTGCTTGATGGATTTGATGATTCTTATGATTCAAACTTACCTGCTGCCAATGAAATATTGGAAACCTGGAAAGAGGAGAGAAAAGCCGATGGGTTATTTCTCCACCCTTTGAATTAG
- the LOC103484858 gene encoding pentatricopeptide repeat-containing protein At5g67570, chloroplastic isoform X2 has product MEALNSNAPIPSPKFEPDTDKIKRMLLQKGVYPTPRIVRSLRKKEIQKYNRKLKRLAERQSDQSPPLSESQKQLIAEETHFLTLRSEYKEFSKAIEAKPAGGLMVGRPWERLERVNFNELTGVRTGYNRDSLKKESLRELRKLFETRKLEELEWALDDDVELKEEWLQSENGQYDAVKRRRGDGEVIRFLVDRLSSGPISMRDWKFSRMMIRSGLQFNEGQLLKILDALGAKGCWKQALSVVEWVYNLKSHSHSKSRFVYTKLLAVLGMARKPQEALQIFNLMRGDGQIYPDMAAYHSIAVTLGQAGLLKQLLKVIECMRQQPSKKVRNKCRKSWDPAVEPDLVIYNAILNACIPTLEWKGVYWVFTQLRKSGLRPNGATYGLSMEVMLKSGKYEQLHNLFTKMKKSGETLKANTYRVLVKAFWEEGNADGAIEAVRDMEQRGVVGSASVYYELACCLCYNGKWQDALVEVEKMKTLSHMKPLVVTFTGMILSSFNGGHIDDCISIFEYMKQICAPNIGTINTMLKVYGRNDMFSKAKDLFEEIKKKADSSSHNSAIPSLLPDEYTYASMLQAAASSLQWEYFENVYREMALSGYRLDQSKHALLLVEASKAGKWYLLDHAFDTILEAGQIPHPLLFTEMILQLTTQENYEQAVTLVRTMGYAPFQVSERQWTELFEGNTDRICRNNLKQLLDALGDCDASEATVSNLSRSLQSLCKFGILESTSQSIACDLNATDGLKLPDSKNMENMKLHPDQDESLDIIPVDHASLNMKVNSESNMSPWSPSISDGVLGTGQFSDSSNNEHSTFDSWDESEDDEVELNMLLEFLPFVSFMVQLQCPEIILEIIFT; this is encoded by the exons ATGGAAGCTTTGAACTCAAATGCACCAATTCCTTCACCAAAATTTGAACCAGATACCGATAAAATTAAGCGAATGCTTCTCCAGAAGGGTGTTTATCCCACTCCCAGAATCGTCCGCTCACTCCGCAAGAAAGAAATCCAGAAGTACAATCGCAAACTCAAGCGACTGGCCGAACGACAATCCGATCAGTCGCCACCTCTTTCTGAGTCCCAAAAGCAACTTATCGCCGAGGAAACTCATTTTCTGACGTTGAGAAGCGAGTACAAGGAGTTCTCGAAGGCCATCGAGGCAAAACCAGCCGGTGGTTTGATGGTTGGCAGGCCTTGGGAGAGACTGGAAAGAGTTAACTTTAATGAACTTACGGGTGTTAGAACGGGATACAATCGGGATAGTCTGAAGAAGGAGAGTTTGAGAGAATTGAGGAAGCTGTTTGAGACTCGTAAGCTCGAGGAATTGGAGTGGGCTTTGGATGACGATGTGGAACTGAAAGAAGAGTGGTTGCAGAGCGAAAATGGTCAATATGACGCCGTGAAACGGAGGCGTGGAGACGGAGAGGTTATTCGCTTCCTTGTTGACAG GCTCAGTTCGGGACCAATTTCAATGAGAGATTGGAAATTCTCAAGGATGATGATACGGTCAGGATTGCAGTTCAATGAAGGTCAACTACTTAAAATTCTGGACGCCCTTGGTGCTAAAGGATGTTGGAAACAGGCCTTATCAGTGGTTGAGTGGGTGTACAATCTTAAAAGTCACAGTCATTCTAAAAGCAG GTTTGTCTATACAAAGCTTTTAGCTGTTCTTGGGATGGCGAGGAAACCACAGGAAGCCCTTCAGATATTTAATTTGATGAGG GGAGACGGCCAGATATATCCTGATATGGCTGCATATCACAGTATAGCTGTTACGCTGGGTCAAGCAGGCCTCTTGAAACAATTGCTGAAAGTTATTGAATGCATGAGGCAGCAACCATCTAAAAAAGTTAGAAACAAGTGCCGCAAATCTTGGGATCCTGCAGTTGAACCCGACCTTGTTATATATAATGCT ATTTTGAACGCATGCATTCCCACCCTTGAGTGGAAAGGTGTCTACTGGGTGTTCACACAATTGAGAAAGAGTGGTTTGAGACCTAATGGAGCGACGTATGGACTTTCTATGGAG GTTATGCTGAAATCTGGAAAGTATGAGCAACTTCACAATCTttttacaaaaatgaaaaagagtGGAGAAACTCTAAAGGCAAACACTTACAGAG TTCTTGTCAAAGCTTTTTGGGAGGAAGGAAATGCCGATGGAGCTATTGAGGCAGTCAGGGATATGGAACAAAGAGGAGTAGTTGGATCTGCCAGTGTCTATTACGAACTAGCTTGTTGTTTATGCTACAATGGGAAGTGGCAAGATGCATTAGTAGAG GTGGAGAAAATGAAAACACTATCACACATGAAACCGTTGGTGGTGACCTTCACTGGCATGATCTTATCTTCCTTCAATGGTGGACATATTGATGACTGTATATCCATTTTCGAGTACATGAAGCAAATATGTGCCCCGAATATAGGAACCATAAATACCATGCTCAAAGTTTATGGCCGAAATGATATGTTTTCTAAAGCAAAAGATTTatttgaagaaataaagaaaaaagctGATAGTTCCTCCCACAATAGCGCCATTCCTTCTTTGCTTCCAGATGAATATACGTATGCCTCAATGCTTCAGGCAGCTGCTAGTTCACTCCAATGGGAATATTTTGAGAATGTATACAGAGAAATGGCTCTATCGGGATACCGGCTTGATCAGAGTAAACACGCGTTGCTACTGGTGGAAGCATCCAAAGCTGGGAAG TGGTATCTGTTGGATCATGCATTTGACACAATCTTGGAAGCTGGACAGATTCCCCATCCATTGTTATTCACAGAAATGATATTGCAACTCACAACTCAAGAAAACTATGAGCAGGCTGTCACCTTAGTTAGAACCATGGGTTATGCTCCATTTCAAGTGAGTGAAAGGCAATGGACAGAACTTTTTGAAGGGAACACGGACAGAATTTGTCGGAATAACTTGAAACAACTGTTGGATGCTCTTGGCGACTGTGATGCTTCAGAAGCCACGGTCTCAAACTTGTCAAGGTCACTGCAGTCTCTTTGCAAATTTGGCATACTAGAGAGCACCTCCCAATCTATAGCTTGTGACCTTAATGCAACAGATGGACTAAAACTTCCTGATTCTAAAAATATGGAGAATATGAAGCTTCACCCAGATCAAGACGAGTCATTGGATATCATTCCTGTTGACCATGCAAGTTTGAACATGAAGGTCAATAGTGAGTCAAATATGTCCCCTTGGTCACCGAGTATTTCTGATGGTGTTTTAGGGACTGGCCAATTTTCAGATAGTTCCAACAATGAGCACTCGACTTTTGATTCGTGGGATGAAAGCGAG GACGATGAGGTAGAACTTAACATGTTGCTTGAATTCTTAccatttgtctctttcatggtTCAACTTCAATGTCCTGAAATAATTTTGGAAATAATCTTTACATGA